From Erwinia pyri, a single genomic window includes:
- a CDS encoding manganese catalase family protein — protein sequence MFHHSSKMQFPVRVEKPDPEFAMLLQQAIGGVEGEIRVAMQYFFQAMGARGDARIRDLLISTATEELSHIEMLGYAVALNLEGAPLSYQEESAKDPVINAILGGMNPRHILSSGLAAMPVNANGVPFDMSHIYASGNVAADMLANVTAEATGRVLATRLYNLTEDKGMKDFLSFLIARDTMHQQQWLAVIEEMGGLNASLPIPNSFPQENEAQEHSYYCLNTSLDKPLPKGRWSEGPAYDGRGQFTAKEQPDMLGGEPILGAARPGSGAQQEQIEGNVPPAGKPL from the coding sequence ATGTTTCATCATTCATCCAAAATGCAGTTCCCTGTTCGAGTTGAAAAACCAGACCCGGAATTTGCCATGCTACTTCAGCAGGCGATTGGTGGTGTGGAGGGCGAAATCCGTGTGGCGATGCAATACTTTTTCCAGGCCATGGGCGCTCGGGGCGATGCCCGAATCAGGGATCTGCTGATTTCTACCGCAACAGAAGAACTGAGTCATATTGAAATGCTGGGGTATGCCGTTGCCCTGAATCTTGAAGGCGCGCCGCTTTCCTATCAGGAAGAGTCAGCGAAAGACCCGGTAATTAACGCTATTCTGGGTGGCATGAACCCCCGCCACATCCTCTCCTCCGGGCTGGCCGCCATGCCGGTAAATGCTAACGGAGTGCCCTTTGATATGAGTCACATCTACGCATCTGGTAACGTAGCTGCCGACATGCTGGCAAATGTCACTGCGGAGGCAACCGGCCGAGTGCTGGCCACCCGCCTGTACAACCTTACTGAAGATAAGGGCATGAAAGATTTCCTTTCGTTCCTTATCGCCCGCGATACCATGCACCAGCAACAGTGGCTGGCAGTGATTGAAGAAATGGGTGGACTCAACGCTTCGCTGCCTATCCCAAACAGCTTCCCACAGGAAAATGAGGCACAGGAACACTCTTATTATTGCCTGAATACTTCTCTGGACAAGCCATTACCTAAAGGACGCTGGAGCGAAGGCCCGGCTTATGACGGACGTGGTCAGTTCACGGCTAAAGAGCAACCGGACATGTTGGGTGGAGAACCAATATTGGGTGCTGCCCGTCCGGGTTCAGGTGCGCAGCAGGAACAAATTGAAGGAAATGTTCCACCGGCAGGCAAGCCTTTGTAA
- a CDS encoding glycoside hydrolase family 1 protein, with product MKTFPDNFLWGGAVAANQVEGAYLEDGKGLSTSDVQPQGVFGPVVERVAGDSGIKDVAIDFYHRYPEDIKLFAEMGFSCLRVSIAWTRIFPNGDEQQPNEAGLAFYDKLFDELAAHDITPLVTLSHYEMPWGLVKHYGGWGSRQTIGFFERYARTLFARYKEKVKLWLTFNEINMSLHAPMTGVGLPETSSKGEVYQAIHHQLVASALAVKACHEIIPDAKIGNMLLGGLMYPLTCKPEDVLEALQENRAWQFFGDVQCRGAYPGYMLRFFRDNGIQLEITDADREALKSTIDFISFSYYMTGCATTDEELKQLTRGNILSMVPNPHLASSEWGWQIDPVGLRTLLNVLWDRYQKPLFIVENGLGAKDKPDADGVVQDDYRISYLNDHLVQVREAIDDGVEVMGYTSWGPIDLVSASKAELSKRYGFIYVDRDDNGNGTLARSRKKSFYWYKEVIATKGASLKV from the coding sequence ATGAAGACTTTCCCGGATAATTTTTTATGGGGCGGTGCCGTGGCCGCGAATCAGGTAGAAGGCGCTTATCTGGAAGATGGCAAAGGGCTCTCCACCTCTGATGTTCAGCCGCAGGGGGTCTTTGGCCCGGTGGTGGAGCGTGTGGCAGGAGACAGTGGCATCAAGGATGTCGCTATCGACTTCTATCACCGCTACCCGGAAGACATAAAACTCTTTGCCGAGATGGGCTTTAGCTGCCTGCGCGTCTCCATTGCATGGACGCGTATTTTCCCGAACGGGGATGAGCAGCAGCCAAACGAAGCGGGCCTGGCGTTTTACGACAAGCTGTTTGATGAGCTGGCGGCGCACGACATCACGCCGCTGGTGACCTTGTCCCACTACGAGATGCCGTGGGGGCTGGTGAAACACTACGGCGGCTGGGGCAGCCGTCAGACCATCGGGTTCTTTGAACGCTATGCCCGTACCCTGTTTGCACGTTACAAAGAGAAGGTGAAGCTGTGGCTGACCTTTAACGAGATCAACATGTCTCTGCATGCGCCGATGACAGGTGTGGGCCTGCCGGAAACCAGTAGTAAAGGTGAGGTGTATCAGGCTATCCACCATCAGCTTGTGGCTAGTGCGCTGGCGGTGAAAGCCTGCCATGAGATTATCCCTGACGCCAAAATTGGCAATATGCTATTAGGCGGCCTGATGTACCCGCTGACCTGCAAGCCTGAGGATGTACTGGAGGCGCTGCAGGAAAACCGCGCGTGGCAATTCTTTGGTGACGTGCAATGCCGTGGGGCCTATCCGGGCTATATGTTGCGCTTCTTCCGCGACAACGGTATTCAGCTTGAGATCACTGATGCTGACCGCGAGGCGCTGAAATCGACTATCGATTTTATCTCATTCAGTTACTACATGACCGGCTGCGCCACCACTGATGAAGAACTTAAGCAACTGACACGCGGCAACATTCTGAGCATGGTGCCGAACCCGCACCTCGCAAGCTCCGAATGGGGCTGGCAGATTGATCCAGTTGGTCTGCGCACGCTGCTGAACGTGCTGTGGGATCGCTACCAGAAGCCGCTGTTTATCGTCGAAAACGGTCTGGGCGCGAAGGATAAACCGGATGCGGATGGCGTAGTGCAGGATGATTACCGCATCAGCTACCTTAACGATCATCTGGTGCAGGTACGTGAAGCTATTGACGATGGTGTCGAGGTAATGGGGTACACCAGCTGGGGGCCGATCGATCTGGTCAGCGCATCTAAAGCGGAGCTCTCCAAGCGCTACGGCTTTATTTATGTCGACCGTGACGACAATGGGAATGGCACGCTGGCGCGTAGCCGAAAGAAAAGCTTCTACTGGTATAAAGAGGTTATTGCCACGAAAGGTGCGTCACTGAAAGTGTAA